The segment ACGGGTTTCTCGGACATCTCCCAGGTCGCCATGGTGAAAATGAACCAATGAAGCACACCCAAAAAGGTCGTAATGATCACGAGTGGAATCAGCAGTGAGCGCAAACGCATAGGATATTACTACCCTTCGCCCAAAGGGAAGCGAGTCCAGTTCGGAGAGGACATCCGACGTCTACGCGAGCGTGCGGACCCGTCGGCGGAAATAAAGCAGGTAATAGATCAAGCCCGTCAGCGCTCCGCCCAAGTGCGCGCCGTGGCCGATAGGCAGACCGCCACCCTCGGCCTGCGCGACCAATCCCCAAATATCCAGACCGACGAACAAAAGTGCGCCGAAGATGGCCGGAATGGGGATGATCCCCAAGATCAGAAGTTTTTCGCGGGGAAACAGCAGCGAGAAAAGTAAAATAATCCCCGCGATTGCGCCCGACGCTCCGTGGGCGGGAAGGTCGGGATTCCCGATGATGAACGCCGACACGGCCGCATGACAGAACGAGCCGATGATGCCCGCCACGAAATAGAAGCGCAAATAGCGGAACACCCCGAGCGAACGTTCCATGACCGCGCCGAAGCTGCTGAGCGCATACATATTCAGAAACAGGTGCCACAGCAGATTGTGCGAAAAGACCGAGGTCACGAGAGTCCAGGGACGGCCTTCGGTGATCGCGGTCCAGCTCACCAAAAAGTTGTCGATCAGGAATTGGGGCATTTCGCTCGACGCATCCGCGAACGTCCACATCGCGAAGACGGCAAGATTGATAGCGATGATGATCGTGGTGACGAATCCCATAAACGCCCCATCAGTATCGTGAGCGGCGCCGGAAGCCACGCCGCCCATGGCCAAATTGGGTTAGCGCCGAAAATCAGGATTTCGGTTATGCTCTGCTCATGGATGAATCTGATTTTGAAGGTACGCTGGTTCTGGAGAAAATGGCCGAAATTGGCAAGGTTGAAGCCTTTTTCGAGGCGATCGACGCCGACGATTTCGAACGCGCGAAGTCCTTGATGAAACGCGCCGGAGTCGAGGCGGAGACTATCGCCATCGTTTTGAAAAAGATGGGTGACGCGGACGGCGAGCACTGACTCCCGATCTGCCGCTTTCAGGGCGGAAATTCTTGTCATCCCGTCTCAGTTCTTTAATCTCTTGGGTGGCATGACTTTGCTCCGTCAACTTTTCACTACGATTCCACGCAATCCTTGGATCGGTTTCACCGTCTTCGCGATTCTTGGCGTCTTGGGGAATGCCCTTTCACTGCCGCTTTTTTTCGGCGTGGATGTGGTTTTCGGCAGCATCTTCACGCTGATCGCGATCGCGTGGTTGGGGCCGCGCGTGGGGATCGCGGCCACGTTGGTCGCGGCCAGTTACACTTTCTTTTTGTGGAACCATTTTTACGCGGCGATCGTTCTTGTGGCCGAGGGCGTTTTCGTCGCGCTCGTTCTGACGCGTCTTCGCGGGAATTTGGCGCTCTCGTCGACGCTGTTTTGGTTGATCCTTGGAATCCCGCTGCATGCGGCGCTTTACCACTACGGTTTGGGAATGGATTCGCTGGGAACTCAGCTGGCGACCGTGAAACAAGCGACCACGGGAATATTCAACTCGGTGATCGCGAGCCTGATTCTTTCCTATGCTCCGTACCTGACCGAGACCCGCAAAAGCCAAGTGAACCGGATTCCGGTCTACCAGCACATTTTCAACATTTTCGTCGCGATCGCGCTGGTGCCGGCGGCGATTTTGTTGGTGCTCGATGCCCGTAACGCGCTCAAAAACATCGAAGAATCCGCGATGTCGCGGCTGGAAACCGTCGGCACGGGGATTTCGCAGGCCACGGAGGGTTGGCTACGACAGCAAAAAAATGCGGTCGCTTCCGTCGCGTGGCAGATTGAGATGACCGGATCGATGGATCCGAAACGCATTCAGCCGATCCTCGAGAGCGTCCGCGCCGTGTGGACCGACTTTTATGGGGCCTTCGTCACCGATGCGAGCGGGAACACTCTGGCCTTCGATCCTTTGGTGAATGCTCGTGGAGAATCCACGCTCGGTCTTAACTTCAGTGACCGTCAGTACTTTCAACACCTGAAGGAGGGCGGCAAAGGCCCCTACGTCTCGAATGTGTTTTTAGCGCGCGGCGGAGTTTTCGAGCCGGTTTTCAACGTGGCCGCGCCGATTTATGTCAAAGGCGAGTTTAAAGGAATTGTCGCCGGTTCATTGAATCTGGTGAACGTGATTCAGAAGCTGCACGTCTTGCTGAAGGACTCTGTCTTTCAGGCGACGCTGGTGGATCGAGAAGGCAACGTGATCGTCTCGGACAATCCCGAATATAAGTCGCTCGAGCCCTACGCTCCCCGGAATTTACGCGAGACCGAAGACATGAGCGAGCGTTATTACTACCGTATTCCGAGACCGAACGAAGTCGCGCCGATGACCCGTTGGAACAATTCGTATTTGGGAATGGGAATCGATCTTGGTGCCGGATCGGGCTGGAAGCTTTACGTCGAGCAGCCCATGTCCCCGATGCGGACGGTTCTTTACGATCGTTACATCCGGAACATGGCATATCTTCTGGGGCTGGCGATGGTGATTTTGTTCGGCTCGATGCTGATCGCCGAAAGAATTTCGAAACCTTTGGCGCAGTTGTCGAACGAAACCACCGACCTTCCCGATCGGTTGGTCCGCGCCGAAGAAATCAACTGGCCCCAAAGTCGTATCCTTGAGCTCAATACCGTAACCGAAAACTTTCAGTCCATGGTCCGCGAGTTCAAGACCCGTTTTTTGGAGCTCGAGACCTCGCGTAATCAACTGAAGCTGGCCAAAGAGGAAGCCGAAACCGCGAACCGGATGAAGAGTTCTTTCCTGGCGAATATGTCCCACGAAATTCGGACTCCGCTTGGGATCATGGTGGGTTTCACGGATCTGTTGATCGACGAGCGGACCGATCGAGGGCAGCGGGCGGAGTTCGCTTTGGGTTTGAAAAGAAACGCGAGTCAGCTTTCGCTGCTGATCGATGACATTCTTGACCTATCGAAGGTGGAGGCGGGCCACCTTTCCATGGAGTTCAGCGAGTTTTCGCTGCGGCAGATGATGCACGATCTGATCGTGGATTTTTCTCCGAAGGTGCAAGAGAAAAATCTGACGATCGAATTGCAGATCGCCGACGATGTGGCCGAACGGATCGTGTCGGACTCCGTTCGCTTGAAGCAGATCTTGGTCAACCTCGTCGGCAACGCGATCAAATTTACGTCCAGCGGAAGGATCGATCTTTCCGTCAGGAGCAGCGGCGAAATGATCCACATCGACGTGACCGATCAGGGCATGGGGATCTCGGCCGCCGATCAAGAGAAGCTCTTCAAACCTTTCAGTCAGGCGGACGAGTCCCTCACCCGGAAGTTCGGTGGCACGGGGCTCGGCTTGGCCCTTTCCAAAAGGCTCGGGATACTCTTGGGCGGGGATCTGCGCCTTCTGCGCAGTGAACTCGGCAAAGGATCGACGTTCCGTCTTCAGCTGCCGGCACGCGCCGAGCCGGCGCTGGTTGGCGAGCGTCCCCGTGCGCAGGCGGAACGTGTGATTCGTCATTCTCTCGAGAATGTGCGGATTCTTCTGGTTGAGGACTCGCCCGACAATCAAATGCTGATTTCGCATATGCTCGAACGTGCGGGCGCCACCGTCGAGATCGCGAACGATGGCGAAGAAGGTGTGCGCAAGGCGATGTCGGCGGAATTCGATGCCGTTTTGATGGATCTGCAGATGCCGGTGATGGACGGATTGACGGCCGCGCGTATCTTGCGCGTGCAGGGCTACGAAAAACCGTTGATCGCACTGACGGCTCACGCCATGTCGGAGTTCCGTTCGAAGTGCCTAGAAGCTGGATTCAACGATCACGTGGCGAAGCCGATCGACTTCAACGACTTGATCAAAGCCCTGAGCCAAAACGGCAGTCTTCCCGAGACGCAGATTTAACCGCGCTTAAGGGAACCTAATTCTCCGCACTCGCCTTCGATATTTGGAAAAAGTTCCGTTAATCTTCGAATGTTTGTCGCAGAGCAAGGCGGATGGACCTCGTGTTTTTAGGGCATCACTCCGAATCACCTCCGAGCCGTACAATTTACGGGAGGTCTTTCTGACGGATCCACGCAAATCAATATCCCGGACGGGCAATTCAATGCCGCAGGTGGATCGACAACGGTTTTAGTTTCTCGATCCAGAGAAGATATTCCTATCACCGTCACCTGCAATAACGTCACGAAATCCGGCGTGATCAAGACGTCCTACGATCCCTTGGCCGGGGTCGCGGGCAATATCATCTTCGGAGGAATCATCGGCATCGGTATCGATGTCGTTGGAAACAAAACGTACGATCCACCTCGTAACTTCAATCTTGCCCCCCTTTGTGCGGAGGCTAGCGACTCGCAGAAAGGGATTGCGGATGGTCGGGGCGAGGGGCGTACACCCAGCTCCAGTGCTCCTTAACTTGGGGAAATATGGGGCGCGTTCCGGCAAAACGGCCCCACCTTGTCGTGTCCGAAGATTGCTGCTCCCGAGGCGGAGGTCTTTATGGCGACAGTCGATCCCCGCAACGAAAATATCCCCGATCCCAGTCTACCCCTGACGGAAATTCTGAAAACCATTCCCGAGTTTTTCGGAGTCCGGGTCAACGAGGAACCGGCCTATCAAGTCATCGAAAAACACGGGGATGTTGAGATCCGTCACTACGAGGCGCAAGTCATGGCTTCCGTCACGGTCGTGAACGAGGACTTCGACGCGTTTCGCGAACACGCCTTCAAACGTCTGGCGTATTACATCTTCGGTGGGAATTTCGAGAAAGAGAAAATGGCGATGACCGCCCCCGTCCTTCAAGAGAAGTCCGGACGTCATGCGTGGACCATGAGCTTCATTCTGCCGAAGGGCCTTGATCTATCGAACTTGCCGCAGCCGTTGGATGAAGGCGTTCGGGTCGAGGCGCGCCCCGCTCAGCATGTCGCCGTCCTCCGTTACGGAGGCAATAACTCACTCGCCAAAATGAAAGAGCACGAATCGCTTCTGGAGGCTTGGCTTCAAGGGCAAAGCGCTTGGATCGCGATGGGCGACATCTACTGCGCCCAATACGATGCCCCTTTCGTTTTGCCGATCGCGAAACGGAATGAAGTACAAATTCACGTCCGGCACGCGCACTAAGCGCGATCGGAACCCAAATCGACCCGATTACTTGCCCTTGAGTTCGATTCTCAAATCGCCACGGCCGACGTCGACGGGTTTCGCTTCCGCCCCTTCGGGGCCGGATTTGTCCATCGCATCGCCTGTGGGCGAATAGCGGGCCGAGATTTGGTACGCGCCCTTGAACGGCGTGCCCGCGATCATCGCGTGCTCGGCGCTCAGGGTGAATTTTTGCGGGAACTTCGGCTCGACCTGGCGGAAAACCGCGACCGGCATGGGTTTCCCGGATTCTTTCGCCATGACGAACAAAACGCCGCCCGGTTTCAAAGTAACGCCTTTCGCCAGGGTCACTTCGCCGGAAATTTCGGATTTCGCGGCTTGGGATTGCAGGGCGACGAAAACGATGGCGGCGGACAGGATCGCGCGGAACATGGGACCTCCTAGTGCGTGATGAACGAGCCGACCATTTTCACGGAGCGTTCAACCAGTTCAAAACTCTGTTGATGTAGGTATTCACTATCGCGCACCGAGGTCATGTTGTGCTCCATGTCCTCGGAGGACCAGCCCCGCGAGTGCGCGACGAACGGGAAGGGCGGGGACACGAAGCCAAGTTCGCCGAAGAACATCAGCATCTGGCCCGCGACCGCTTGAATATTGTCTTGCCCACCGGTGATGATGAAGCCCGCGACCTTATCTTTGATCAGCACGCGATCACGTAAGGTGATTTGGTTTTGCACGCTGTTCAGTCGCTCGGCCATCTTGTAGTAGAGCGAGCTGGCCGAGCCCCACCGGATCGGCGTACCCATGATGACGACGTCGGCCCAGTGAACCATGGCCTCGTACACTTTCACCATCTCGTCGGCGGGATCGAGTTTGGTAATCGAACACGGCCATGTGCACGCGCGTTCGCTTTTCGAGTAAAACCCCTCGCAGTGACGGAACTTCAGGTCGGCGAGCGCCAGAAATTGGGTTTCGACGCCCAGTTCTTTTTCGGCGCGCGCGAGCGACGATTTCAAAAGATGTTCGGAGGTCGAATACCGGGGAAACTTCGGATCCATCGCCGTGGTGGAAAGTCCCAAGACGCGCACGGGTCCCGCGGCCCTTACGGGGTCGCGTGCGACCGGATGCATGGGATTGTATGAGGGGCGGACGCGCTCGTTTTCGCCCGCGATGTCGATGAACAAGGTTTCGTTTTCAATTTTCAGAGGGAAGCTGGGGACGACTCCGCCGTTGGATGCCAAGGGTTCGTAAGAGCGGTTCACGCCGGCGCCGCTGCGATGGTCGAACTCCCAGTAGTGCCACGGACATTGGATGCGGCCTTCGACCATGCGACCCTGCGCCAGTGGGGCACCCATGTGATTGCACTTTGCGTTCAGGGCGCCGAACTCCCCGTTGAAATAGGAAAGCACGAAGCGACGTCCATCGACTTCGATTTCCATCAGTGAACCGCGCGCGTCCAGATCGCGGCGTAGGTCGGCGACGTTCCCGAGGGCGGTCCATTGATTCATTTCGTCTCCCTATTCAAAATCGATCCACACAGTCGGCAGTACTTCGCGTCTTCGGAATGGGCGAGCTCTTGGCAAGCGGGGCAACTGCGTCCGTCCAACTTGAAATAACGCGAGGCCCGAGTCAATTCCGACGTCACGATGCCGGTGGGCACGGCGATCACGCCGTAGCCCAAAATCATCAATCCGGATGCGAAGAGCTGACCCAAGGGCGTTTTCGGGGTGATGTCCCCGAAGCCGACGGTCGTCATGGTGACGATGGCCCAATAGATTCCGGTGGGGATGCTCGTGAAACCCGACGCCGCGCCTTCGATGACGTACATCAGCGCTCCCATGGTCAGGACGGTCGACAGTACGACGACCAAGAAGACCGTCACTTTCGCGCGACTGGCTCGAAGCGCGGCCAGGAGCATCTGCCCTTCGCCCAAGTACTGCGCGAGTTTGAAGATGCGGAAGATCCTCAAAAGGCGGAAAACCCGGATGATCAAAAGGGACTGCGCCCCCGGGATGAATAGACTTAAGAACGTCGGCAAAATGGCGAGGAAGTCGATCACACCGAAGAAGCTGAAGACATAGCTCAGCCGATTCCGCACCGAAAAAACGCGCAGTAGATATTCGACGAGAAAAAGCAGGGTGAAGGCCCACTCCGCCACGTAGAGCTCGTAACCGATCCACGCGCGAATACTTGCGACGCTTTCGAGGGTGACGAGCACGACGCTGATGAGGATGGCACCGATCAAGACGAGGTCAAAGACCTTGCCGCCCCAGGTGTCGGATTCAAATACGATACGGGCGATTT is part of the Pseudobdellovibrionaceae bacterium genome and harbors:
- a CDS encoding NAD(P)H-dependent oxidoreductase, giving the protein MNQWTALGNVADLRRDLDARGSLMEIEVDGRRFVLSYFNGEFGALNAKCNHMGAPLAQGRMVEGRIQCPWHYWEFDHRSGAGVNRSYEPLASNGGVVPSFPLKIENETLFIDIAGENERVRPSYNPMHPVARDPVRAAGPVRVLGLSTTAMDPKFPRYSTSEHLLKSSLARAEKELGVETQFLALADLKFRHCEGFYSKSERACTWPCSITKLDPADEMVKVYEAMVHWADVVIMGTPIRWGSASSLYYKMAERLNSVQNQITLRDRVLIKDKVAGFIITGGQDNIQAVAGQMLMFFGELGFVSPPFPFVAHSRGWSSEDMEHNMTSVRDSEYLHQQSFELVERSVKMVGSFITH
- a CDS encoding rhomboid family intramembrane serine protease, whose protein sequence is MGFVTTIIIAINLAVFAMWTFADASSEMPQFLIDNFLVSWTAITEGRPWTLVTSVFSHNLLWHLFLNMYALSSFGAVMERSLGVFRYLRFYFVAGIIGSFCHAAVSAFIIGNPDLPAHGASGAIAGIILLFSLLFPREKLLILGIIPIPAIFGALLFVGLDIWGLVAQAEGGGLPIGHGAHLGGALTGLIYYLLYFRRRVRTLA
- a CDS encoding ion transporter; the encoded protein is MAMSSREKIARIVFESDTWGGKVFDLVLIGAILISVVLVTLESVASIRAWIGYELYVAEWAFTLLFLVEYLLRVFSVRNRLSYVFSFFGVIDFLAILPTFLSLFIPGAQSLLIIRVFRLLRIFRIFKLAQYLGEGQMLLAALRASRAKVTVFLVVVLSTVLTMGALMYVIEGAASGFTSIPTGIYWAIVTMTTVGFGDITPKTPLGQLFASGLMILGYGVIAVPTGIVTSELTRASRYFKLDGRSCPACQELAHSEDAKYCRLCGSILNRETK
- a CDS encoding response regulator, which codes for MTLLRQLFTTIPRNPWIGFTVFAILGVLGNALSLPLFFGVDVVFGSIFTLIAIAWLGPRVGIAATLVAASYTFFLWNHFYAAIVLVAEGVFVALVLTRLRGNLALSSTLFWLILGIPLHAALYHYGLGMDSLGTQLATVKQATTGIFNSVIASLILSYAPYLTETRKSQVNRIPVYQHIFNIFVAIALVPAAILLVLDARNALKNIEESAMSRLETVGTGISQATEGWLRQQKNAVASVAWQIEMTGSMDPKRIQPILESVRAVWTDFYGAFVTDASGNTLAFDPLVNARGESTLGLNFSDRQYFQHLKEGGKGPYVSNVFLARGGVFEPVFNVAAPIYVKGEFKGIVAGSLNLVNVIQKLHVLLKDSVFQATLVDREGNVIVSDNPEYKSLEPYAPRNLRETEDMSERYYYRIPRPNEVAPMTRWNNSYLGMGIDLGAGSGWKLYVEQPMSPMRTVLYDRYIRNMAYLLGLAMVILFGSMLIAERISKPLAQLSNETTDLPDRLVRAEEINWPQSRILELNTVTENFQSMVREFKTRFLELETSRNQLKLAKEEAETANRMKSSFLANMSHEIRTPLGIMVGFTDLLIDERTDRGQRAEFALGLKRNASQLSLLIDDILDLSKVEAGHLSMEFSEFSLRQMMHDLIVDFSPKVQEKNLTIELQIADDVAERIVSDSVRLKQILVNLVGNAIKFTSSGRIDLSVRSSGEMIHIDVTDQGMGISAADQEKLFKPFSQADESLTRKFGGTGLGLALSKRLGILLGGDLRLLRSELGKGSTFRLQLPARAEPALVGERPRAQAERVIRHSLENVRILLVEDSPDNQMLISHMLERAGATVEIANDGEEGVRKAMSAEFDAVLMDLQMPVMDGLTAARILRVQGYEKPLIALTAHAMSEFRSKCLEAGFNDHVAKPIDFNDLIKALSQNGSLPETQI
- a CDS encoding heme-binding protein, coding for MATVDPRNENIPDPSLPLTEILKTIPEFFGVRVNEEPAYQVIEKHGDVEIRHYEAQVMASVTVVNEDFDAFREHAFKRLAYYIFGGNFEKEKMAMTAPVLQEKSGRHAWTMSFILPKGLDLSNLPQPLDEGVRVEARPAQHVAVLRYGGNNSLAKMKEHESLLEAWLQGQSAWIAMGDIYCAQYDAPFVLPIAKRNEVQIHVRHAH